The window CAAGTCAAAAGTAACTTTTTCTTTTGATTAACACAAAGTATTTATTTGAGAGTTTATATAAAAACACACTCATTCTATCTCTGATAGAATGAGTGCTTGAAACATTATACATCTAAAACTCATATTAACTATTCATTTATGTTTTTTATTGTATTTAAGTAATTTAAGGAAGATTTTTCTGCTTCTGTACGTTTTATAAAGTCTTCTGTTAAAAAGTGTTCTCTTAACTCTAAATACATTTGTATTATTAATTTCAATGATTTTATACAGCTTTCAATACTATATGTAGGTATAGTTTCTTTTAATAAATCTATGCTTTCTGGAGCATCAATCTCTATCTTTCTAACACCTCTTGGCAACTTTCCATTTTTCATAAGCAATAATGGACCTATTACCATTTGTCTTAATGATGATATAAATTCAATAGTTTCAAAAATTTCCCCTCTTGCAATTTTAGTCGATCCATAGTGAACCCAAACCCAAAATCTATCTTCTATCCATTGTAAACTAGGTATAGGAAACTTAGCTTCTTCTGATTTTAAAACCTCAGATATACAGTTATTTCTTTGCCATAAAATAATAGGTTCTTCAACTCTTTTTGCTATGTCATCTAGTGCTACAAATTTAAAATCAACATGTAATAACTCAGGTCCATATAAACATATAAGAAGTCTTGGTTCACCAACATGTTCACCAGTAAAAGCTGATAGTAGAATCCCTAGTTTTTCTACAATCTTAA is drawn from Tepidibacter hydrothermalis and contains these coding sequences:
- a CDS encoding nucleotidyltransferase domain-containing protein, which codes for MIPKNHKNFIDTSIDILKEDLRILGVAVGGSYITNEMDEYSDIDLVIAVDTAHYNDVMNERIKIVEKLGILLSAFTGEHVGEPRLLICLYGPELLHVDFKFVALDDIAKRVEEPIILWQRNNCISEVLKSEEAKFPIPSLQWIEDRFWVWVHYGSTKIARGEIFETIEFISSLRQMVIGPLLLMKNGKLPRGVRKIEIDAPESIDLLKETIPTYSIESCIKSLKLIIQMYLELREHFLTEDFIKRTEAEKSSLNYLNTIKNINE